A single window of Candidatus Obscuribacter sp. DNA harbors:
- a CDS encoding peptidase U62 has translation MNKRSPDMFVANSGACGKFKGQVFNKRFGALAATVLLASGTFWLPAGYMQPVCAQSVAPPSDDDKKPEQLTPIKENAKLDTVVLDSMQKELDRSMSKLKTAAAAPLYFLSYSVYDTKSINIAASYGALGYDDDDHSRRLYCELRVGNKTLDNTHQMRSALPSKTPLAFGRGYIGGGSFPLEDDADAIRNALWEATDGAFKRAQTDIMRVKANRDVRVTEDDASGDFSDAKVQTHTEPLEPVVVDRKAWADRLRKASAIFKEFPEINDSGVNFNVELVRRYLVNSEGTRIEDNTHSIRVTTEASAIAKDGMVVRLYDGVEVRKMDELPDQQKLEEMVRKLAKNVVDLRNAPPAQPFVGPAILNSKAAGVFFHEVLGHRVEGHRQKDETEGRTFAQKINEQIMPPFMSVSDDPTRDSFGAKPLVGWYKYDNEGVPAQKVTLVDKGVLKGFLMGRNPIRNFENSNGHGRGAPGESPVARQGNLIVDSAKRVPYAKLRAMLVAEAKAQRKPYGLVIDEISGGFTITQSNAPQSYSLLPLRVTRVYADGRPDELTRGVNIVGTPLSSLEKIICAAKDDDTFNGRCGAESGWVPVSATAPSLLVRNIELEKEYKEQDQPPVLPPPTPEDKSK, from the coding sequence ATGAATAAGCGGTCTCCTGACATGTTCGTTGCGAATTCTGGCGCTTGCGGCAAATTTAAAGGTCAAGTATTTAATAAGCGATTTGGGGCACTTGCCGCCACCGTTTTACTGGCAAGCGGCACCTTTTGGCTGCCTGCTGGTTATATGCAGCCGGTTTGCGCCCAGAGCGTGGCTCCGCCATCTGACGACGACAAAAAGCCCGAGCAACTGACTCCCATCAAAGAAAACGCAAAGTTAGACACCGTGGTTTTGGATTCGATGCAAAAGGAGCTGGACCGCTCCATGTCCAAGCTTAAAACCGCTGCAGCAGCTCCTTTGTATTTCCTCAGTTATAGTGTTTATGACACCAAGAGTATCAATATAGCAGCGTCTTACGGTGCTCTCGGTTATGACGATGATGATCACAGCCGCCGTCTGTATTGCGAGCTCAGAGTGGGCAACAAAACTCTCGACAATACCCACCAGATGCGCTCGGCGCTGCCGTCCAAGACACCTCTTGCTTTTGGTCGCGGTTATATAGGCGGTGGGTCGTTTCCTCTAGAGGATGATGCTGACGCCATCCGCAACGCACTATGGGAAGCCACTGATGGCGCTTTTAAGCGTGCCCAGACTGATATCATGCGAGTCAAAGCCAACCGCGACGTGCGTGTGACCGAGGATGATGCTAGCGGTGACTTTAGCGACGCTAAGGTGCAGACTCATACTGAGCCACTGGAGCCAGTTGTAGTGGATCGCAAAGCTTGGGCTGACAGATTGCGCAAGGCATCGGCGATTTTTAAAGAGTTTCCCGAGATCAATGATTCAGGTGTCAACTTTAACGTAGAGCTGGTGCGCCGCTACCTGGTCAACTCAGAAGGCACTCGCATCGAGGACAATACTCATAGTATCCGCGTCACAACAGAGGCCAGCGCTATTGCCAAAGATGGCATGGTGGTGCGACTCTACGATGGTGTGGAAGTGCGCAAGATGGACGAGCTACCTGATCAACAAAAGCTCGAAGAAATGGTGCGCAAACTAGCAAAAAACGTTGTTGACTTGCGCAATGCCCCTCCTGCCCAACCATTTGTTGGTCCCGCGATTTTAAATTCCAAGGCGGCTGGAGTTTTCTTCCACGAAGTGCTCGGTCACAGAGTGGAAGGACATAGACAAAAAGATGAAACCGAAGGTCGGACATTTGCTCAAAAGATCAATGAACAAATCATGCCGCCTTTTATGTCTGTGAGCGATGATCCTACTCGCGATAGCTTTGGTGCCAAGCCGCTTGTGGGCTGGTACAAGTATGACAATGAGGGTGTGCCAGCGCAAAAAGTCACTCTTGTGGATAAGGGTGTGCTCAAGGGATTTCTCATGGGGCGCAATCCAATACGCAACTTTGAAAACTCAAACGGTCATGGTCGCGGCGCTCCCGGTGAGTCACCGGTAGCACGTCAGGGCAATCTCATTGTCGACTCTGCCAAGCGTGTGCCTTATGCCAAGTTGCGCGCCATGCTCGTCGCTGAAGCAAAAGCTCAGCGCAAGCCTTATGGCTTGGTCATTGACGAAATATCAGGTGGCTTTACCATCACTCAATCTAATGCTCCGCAGAGTTATTCGTTATTGCCTTTGCGTGTCACCAGGGTCTACGCTGATGGTCGTCCCGACGAGCTGACACGTGGTGTTAACATCGTGGGTACGCCGCTTAGCTCCCTCGAAAAAATCATCTGTGCTGCCAAGGACGACGATACATTTAACGGCAGATGTGGTGCAGAGTCTGGCTGGGTGCCTGTATCTGCCACAGCTCCCAGTCTCCTTGTACGCAATATTGAGCTAGAAAAAGAATACAAAGAACAGGATCAGCCACCAGTGCTGCCACCACCAACTCCTGAGGACAAAAGCAAGTAG
- a CDS encoding cytochrome P460 family protein, which produces MQKSKLRAIKPTIAIIAIAFGILTLSNASTSEQNNSKFHPLVLQKIGEYKSYSIVDEYPHEAPIRCAIPQTFEPRISKSNTNIAHGKKVYWLYVKRIDDYVANTEAPVGQTLVKESFEPGQDYKAIMRAYTKSQEISGLHVITSMPDDRPDPGKRYGLFIMTKLDPKTPGTDQGWVYATVGPDYKTITSAGRVQSCMACHTATKNDRQFGPNYKP; this is translated from the coding sequence ATGCAAAAATCCAAGTTAAGAGCAATAAAGCCCACAATTGCAATCATAGCAATTGCCTTTGGTATTCTCACACTGAGTAATGCCTCAACTTCTGAGCAAAACAATTCAAAATTCCACCCATTAGTTTTGCAAAAGATAGGCGAATATAAAAGCTACAGTATTGTAGACGAGTACCCGCACGAAGCGCCGATTCGTTGCGCTATCCCTCAAACTTTTGAACCTCGAATAAGCAAAAGCAATACCAATATTGCCCATGGCAAAAAAGTTTATTGGCTTTATGTAAAGCGCATTGATGATTACGTGGCAAATACTGAAGCTCCAGTTGGACAAACACTTGTCAAAGAATCCTTTGAGCCCGGGCAAGATTACAAGGCGATTATGCGAGCATACACTAAATCCCAAGAGATCTCTGGCTTGCATGTTATAACGTCTATGCCTGACGATAGGCCGGATCCCGGTAAGAGATATGGACTCTTTATTATGACCAAACTGGATCCCAAAACGCCGGGCACGGACCAAGGCTGGGTCTATGCCACTGTTGGTCCTGACTATAAAACAATTACCTCTGCCGGACGCGTGCAATCATGCATGGCATGTCACACGGCGACAAAAAACGACCGTCAATTTGGCCCAAATTACAAACCTTGA
- a CDS encoding DUF1877 family protein — translation MGISLSVEAVTMQQIEDFSRDAVALNSFLKIAGSSPSDRAKLSKVLATFPTGYNEYPEMMESLKKIVANTSGLGLDLDKTFRGLHYVLAGDAWSGPEPYCFLLSGGVVIGLYENETEVRAIDSEQLAAFELALRSIDRAEFVRRFDAKALAEAISYPVFDWNDESLRDFMFDKFEELKEVLLEAKNQGKGMLFFVT, via the coding sequence ATGGGCATTTCATTGAGTGTTGAAGCAGTAACGATGCAACAAATTGAAGACTTTTCGCGTGATGCTGTCGCACTCAACAGCTTTTTAAAAATAGCAGGCAGCAGTCCTTCTGATCGGGCCAAGCTAAGTAAGGTACTCGCAACTTTTCCCACTGGATATAATGAGTATCCGGAAATGATGGAATCTCTGAAAAAAATAGTCGCCAACACATCTGGACTGGGGTTGGACCTAGATAAGACGTTTAGGGGACTCCATTACGTGCTTGCCGGCGACGCGTGGTCCGGCCCAGAGCCATACTGCTTTTTGCTCAGCGGCGGTGTGGTGATTGGACTTTACGAAAATGAGACTGAGGTTAGAGCAATAGACTCTGAGCAGCTTGCCGCGTTTGAGCTGGCATTGCGATCAATTGATAGAGCTGAGTTTGTCAGGCGCTTTGATGCTAAAGCCTTAGCTGAGGCTATTAGCTACCCGGTCTTTGATTGGAATGACGAGTCTTTGCGAGATTTTATGTTTGATAAATTTGAGGAGCTCAAGGAAGTTTTGTTGGAGGCGAAGAATCAGGGAAAGGGTATGCTCTTTTTTGTTACTTGA
- a CDS encoding DinB family protein codes for MTTAHKPKLAKPGAGLPFVEWAVAKYIIFPQRFKNASKQTAIAEFASESAEIVRLAKSLSPEQQVERRLIKRLRGLEDSSRYWSVAMTLDHLSIVGSATTDLIVGLSTGKSGFKIIGTADVKPDVVDDPTLALTRFEQMTTQFLEAVTPLSFDPDSTVKHPHPWFGPLNAYQWLVFAAPHQNIHRQQIEAIIALL; via the coding sequence ATGACTACTGCGCATAAGCCGAAGTTGGCAAAACCTGGGGCTGGCCTTCCTTTTGTAGAGTGGGCTGTGGCAAAGTACATAATTTTTCCGCAGCGATTCAAAAATGCCAGTAAGCAAACAGCCATTGCCGAGTTTGCCAGTGAGTCAGCAGAGATTGTGAGATTGGCTAAGAGCCTCAGTCCTGAGCAGCAGGTCGAGCGTCGATTGATAAAGCGCTTGCGTGGGTTGGAGGATAGCTCTCGCTACTGGTCTGTGGCCATGACTCTGGATCATCTGTCAATTGTTGGCAGCGCAACAACTGATTTGATTGTCGGTTTATCCACTGGTAAATCTGGCTTTAAGATCATTGGCACAGCTGATGTTAAGCCTGACGTCGTTGACGATCCGACGCTAGCACTGACTCGTTTTGAGCAAATGACGACTCAATTTTTGGAAGCGGTCACACCATTGAGTTTTGATCCTGATTCCACAGTGAAGCATCCGCATCCATGGTTTGGTCCACTCAATGCTTATCAGTGGTTGGTTTTTGCAGCGCCGCATCAAAACATTCATCGTCAGCAAATTGAGGCTATCATTGCATTGTTATGA
- the otsB gene encoding trehalose-phosphatase, whose translation MIKSADKLLADPAIAASFKTSRLLIGIDRDGTLVDIAPRPELAPVTESALETVTSLTSLPDVTCSIVSARSLPHLRRDFGNTGALLAGNYGLEIALSGDKLLVNSDAVNSRARLAAVLTRLKHELGYVQGFIIEDHGLSICGHWHLVAKEQRAYVHNVFAILKSDFADLRFVDQMTSYEVFPALEWDKGRALDEIARHVWGNKYLSDDEMHKSKLVFIGDSIGDEPAFDFVNRHHGYSIRVGQFEATCAQFALPGPHSVLAFLNNLVKLRTTGS comes from the coding sequence ATGATCAAGTCCGCTGACAAATTACTGGCCGATCCTGCTATTGCCGCCAGTTTTAAGACCAGTCGATTGCTAATTGGTATCGATAGGGACGGTACTCTGGTGGATATAGCACCCCGTCCTGAGCTAGCCCCTGTGACTGAGTCCGCCCTTGAGACCGTCACCTCCTTGACCAGTCTGCCAGATGTCACCTGCTCGATTGTCAGTGCTCGCAGCCTACCTCATTTGCGCCGAGACTTTGGCAATACAGGAGCACTTTTGGCTGGCAACTATGGACTAGAAATAGCCCTCAGTGGCGACAAGCTATTGGTCAACTCCGACGCCGTCAATAGCCGGGCGCGACTTGCAGCAGTCCTGACAAGGCTCAAGCACGAGCTGGGTTATGTCCAGGGCTTTATAATTGAGGATCATGGCCTGAGTATCTGTGGGCACTGGCATCTTGTGGCAAAAGAGCAGCGTGCTTATGTACACAACGTGTTTGCCATTTTAAAATCGGACTTTGCTGACCTGCGTTTTGTTGATCAAATGACTAGTTACGAGGTCTTCCCCGCACTGGAGTGGGATAAGGGTAGGGCTTTAGATGAGATTGCCAGGCATGTCTGGGGCAATAAATATTTAAGCGATGATGAGATGCACAAGAGCAAGCTGGTATTTATTGGTGACTCGATTGGTGATGAGCCGGCTTTTGACTTTGTCAACAGGCATCACGGATACTCTATACGTGTGGGACAATTTGAGGCGACTTGTGCTCAGTTTGCGTTGCCTGGCCCACACTCTGTGCTAGCCTTTTTAAATAACCTGGTCAAGCTGAGGACCACGGGCTCATAA
- a CDS encoding AraC family transcriptional regulator, translating to MSPTAELKTNTRLAEMIERLTTGDGYNDTALSAVRLMRVSTPIPRGPVIYEPSIVIIAQGRKMGFVGEHSFVYDANNYLVLSVPLPFECETIASKDEPLLGLKILVEPSTIAELLIEMDNDQSKDEADVLNGFVATELDGQLLDAAERLLKALSVPTEARILGPQIVREIIYRVLCGEQAAALKALVTRRSKFAQIAKTLRLIHSEFASRLDVESLADEADMSVSAFHHNFKVVTSTAPLQYIKSVRLHKARTLMVHDGLSANAAATSVGYESASQFSREFKRMFGNSPAEEAARMREFLAIG from the coding sequence ATGAGTCCGACTGCTGAGCTTAAGACCAATACGCGACTGGCTGAGATGATTGAGCGTCTCACCACAGGCGACGGCTACAACGATACTGCTTTGAGTGCAGTGCGCTTGATGCGCGTGAGCACGCCTATCCCTCGTGGTCCTGTCATTTATGAGCCTAGTATTGTGATAATTGCCCAGGGGCGCAAAATGGGCTTTGTCGGTGAGCATTCTTTTGTCTATGATGCCAACAATTATCTTGTGCTTTCTGTGCCATTGCCTTTTGAGTGTGAGACTATTGCCAGCAAAGATGAGCCTTTGCTTGGTCTAAAGATTTTGGTGGAGCCCTCCACTATTGCTGAGCTATTGATTGAGATGGACAACGATCAGTCAAAAGACGAGGCAGATGTATTAAATGGTTTTGTTGCAACTGAGCTTGATGGGCAGTTGTTGGACGCAGCTGAGCGATTGCTCAAGGCTCTGTCTGTGCCCACTGAGGCGCGCATACTGGGTCCGCAAATTGTACGCGAGATTATTTACCGTGTCCTTTGTGGTGAGCAAGCTGCTGCGCTCAAGGCTCTCGTTACTCGTCGCAGTAAGTTTGCACAAATTGCCAAGACGCTCCGACTTATACATTCTGAGTTTGCCAGTCGTCTTGATGTGGAGTCACTGGCGGATGAGGCTGATATGAGCGTCTCAGCCTTTCACCACAATTTTAAGGTGGTAACATCCACTGCGCCTTTGCAATACATTAAGTCTGTGCGCCTGCACAAAGCGCGCACTCTGATGGTGCACGATGGGCTCAGTGCCAATGCTGCGGCCACGAGCGTTGGCTATGAGAGCGCATCCCAATTTAGCCGCGAGTTTAAGCGCATGTTTGGCAACTCACCGGCTGAGGAAGCCGCCCGGATGCGCGAATTTTTGGCGATTGGGTAA
- a CDS encoding GNAT family N-acetyltransferase, which translates to MKAIIRNATEADLKAAVHVFLTTLADLKRRHGAPRQDMDEADWASGYEHVLKTGIFNVAEVDGQVIGVANGIVRDDLWFLTGFWILPEYQGKGIGHELIRDTWDLAEEAGAKKFFVWASIDLPALGNYMQLGMLPGYQIFTYKLSRETLDAAPGRTAGGAIVKADFVGDYKTVDLTAIKAGDIDAQIRGTRREIDHQYWLKDPDRVGQLVLYDDCPVGYFYTRKGTVGALAYLDIAHEQAVMDFAMQQALKQDESIVFIIPGINRTATNYIISLGARLVSTSHFLTSDDFGKLNLYLPSGPLLY; encoded by the coding sequence ATGAAAGCAATTATCAGAAATGCTACTGAAGCGGATTTGAAAGCAGCTGTCCATGTCTTCCTCACCACCCTGGCAGACTTGAAGCGGCGTCACGGCGCGCCCAGGCAAGACATGGATGAGGCTGATTGGGCTAGTGGTTATGAGCACGTACTTAAGACCGGTATCTTTAATGTGGCAGAAGTGGATGGACAAGTCATTGGTGTCGCCAATGGTATCGTGCGCGATGACCTCTGGTTTTTGACTGGCTTTTGGATTTTGCCAGAATACCAGGGTAAAGGCATTGGTCATGAATTGATACGCGATACCTGGGATCTGGCTGAAGAAGCTGGGGCTAAGAAGTTTTTTGTCTGGGCCAGTATTGATTTACCAGCACTGGGCAACTACATGCAACTTGGCATGTTGCCTGGCTATCAAATTTTTACTTATAAATTATCGCGCGAGACTCTGGATGCTGCGCCAGGTCGCACAGCTGGTGGCGCCATTGTCAAAGCTGACTTTGTTGGGGATTACAAAACAGTGGATCTCACGGCTATCAAAGCTGGAGACATCGACGCTCAAATACGCGGCACAAGACGCGAGATCGATCATCAATACTGGCTCAAGGACCCCGATAGAGTAGGACAGCTCGTGCTTTATGATGATTGTCCTGTGGGCTATTTTTATACGCGCAAAGGCACAGTCGGAGCGCTGGCATATCTCGATATCGCTCATGAACAAGCGGTGATGGATTTTGCTATGCAGCAGGCACTCAAGCAAGACGAGTCGATAGTATTTATTATCCCCGGTATCAATCGCACTGCGACCAACTACATCATCTCTCTTGGCGCCAGGCTTGTAAGCACATCACACTTTTTGACCAGTGATGATTTTGGCAAACTCAATCTGTATTTGCCGTCGGGTCCACTTTTGTATTGA
- a CDS encoding ferritin-like domain-containing protein — MPANSLSQLLISLERNLPMISETVMQGKMGMLKSFLGPAYRGLILQVSKGAPHSVMQSRHPVHYDWLYLRDHPAMAKLYEAAKNNQWNTNTDIDWSIEFDPLDTANPIVPDTFCPGTALPQWHKFTDKEKAKHRQAMLSWMLSQILHGEQGAMYGAAQVIQSVPWTDGKLFGATQVVDEARHIEVFHRYLDQKLGRRYEINENLYVLTEFLMEDPRWDVKFLGMQIMIEGFGLGAFTLIKNIVNEPLLKSILGWIIADEARHVNYGVLALSRFYQTELSERELREREELAYEISLLLQRRFLAHEMYDEYWGNYLSRKEWDKFVCQTELMRMFRNSMFRLIIPNLKRLGLLSDRIRGRYADLGVLQFETAAPVYEMSQEDIVAAAAR; from the coding sequence ATGCCCGCCAATTCACTGTCCCAACTATTGATCTCACTCGAACGCAATCTGCCGATGATTTCTGAAACAGTGATGCAAGGCAAAATGGGCATGCTCAAGTCATTTTTGGGACCAGCCTATCGCGGTCTTATCCTGCAAGTATCTAAAGGCGCGCCGCACTCTGTCATGCAGAGCCGTCATCCAGTGCATTACGACTGGCTCTATCTGCGCGATCATCCAGCCATGGCTAAGCTCTATGAAGCAGCTAAAAATAATCAGTGGAATACAAACACTGATATCGACTGGAGTATCGAATTTGATCCGCTCGATACAGCCAATCCCATTGTGCCTGATACCTTTTGTCCTGGTACTGCATTGCCGCAATGGCACAAGTTTACCGACAAAGAAAAAGCCAAGCACAGACAGGCGATGCTCAGTTGGATGCTGAGTCAGATCTTGCATGGCGAGCAAGGTGCAATGTATGGTGCAGCTCAGGTCATACAGTCTGTGCCCTGGACCGATGGCAAGCTCTTTGGAGCTACTCAAGTCGTAGACGAAGCCAGACACATTGAAGTATTTCACCGCTACCTGGATCAAAAGCTTGGTCGTCGCTATGAAATAAACGAAAATCTCTACGTCCTGACTGAGTTTTTGATGGAAGATCCGAGATGGGATGTAAAATTTCTCGGCATGCAAATCATGATCGAAGGCTTTGGTCTCGGTGCTTTTACTTTGATCAAAAACATAGTCAATGAGCCCCTTTTAAAAAGCATCCTGGGTTGGATCATTGCCGACGAAGCCCGCCACGTTAACTACGGAGTCCTGGCGCTGTCTCGTTTTTACCAGACTGAGCTTAGTGAGCGCGAGCTGAGAGAGCGAGAAGAACTCGCCTACGAAATATCACTGCTATTGCAACGTCGCTTTTTAGCCCACGAGATGTACGACGAATACTGGGGTAACTATCTCAGTCGCAAAGAATGGGACAAGTTTGTGTGCCAAACTGAGCTGATGCGGATGTTCCGCAACTCGATGTTTAGACTGATAATCCCTAATCTAAAAAGGCTGGGTCTGCTATCAGATCGCATCCGGGGTCGCTATGCGGATTTAGGCGTGCTGCAATTTGAAACAGCAGCACCAGTGTATGAAATGTCGCAAGAAGATATCGTTGCCGCAGCGGCTCGCTAA
- a CDS encoding glycosyltransferase family 2 protein, with product MDQPVKPANKTDFLLSVVVPMYNEEQGASECVKRLKEVLSQMGCRYEILFVNDGSRDRTLSILKDERTREPNMKVIDLSRNFGHQLAITAGIDYAEGDAVIIIDGDLQDPPELFPEMVAKWQEGFDVVHAKRRKRTGETTFKLLTAKLYYRIIREIAHVDIPVDVGDFRLMSRKAVDALKQLREKHRYVRGMVAWLGFPQGTVMYDRSARFAGVTKYSLRRMISFSWIGLTSFSIVPLRLATLCGLLSAVVGFLYGIYALIVKFYYQTAIVGWTSLVILVLLLGGIQLICLGIIGEYVGKLYEESKQRPLYLINEVV from the coding sequence ATGGACCAGCCGGTCAAACCAGCCAATAAAACTGATTTCCTCCTCAGTGTTGTAGTACCTATGTACAACGAGGAGCAAGGTGCAAGCGAGTGTGTCAAACGCCTCAAAGAAGTGCTCTCACAAATGGGTTGTCGCTACGAGATACTCTTTGTCAATGATGGCAGCCGCGATCGCACACTGTCTATTCTCAAAGATGAGCGCACCAGAGAGCCCAACATGAAGGTCATTGACCTCAGTCGTAACTTTGGTCATCAGCTTGCTATCACCGCTGGCATCGACTATGCCGAGGGCGATGCCGTCATCATTATCGATGGCGATTTGCAAGACCCGCCCGAGCTATTTCCAGAGATGGTCGCTAAATGGCAAGAAGGCTTTGATGTCGTCCACGCCAAACGGCGCAAACGCACTGGCGAAACAACATTTAAACTGCTCACTGCCAAACTTTACTATCGCATTATTCGTGAAATAGCCCATGTAGACATCCCGGTTGATGTTGGTGATTTCCGACTGATGAGCCGCAAGGCAGTGGATGCGCTCAAACAATTACGTGAAAAGCACCGCTATGTGCGGGGCATGGTGGCGTGGCTGGGCTTTCCCCAGGGTACTGTAATGTACGACCGCAGTGCCCGTTTTGCCGGAGTAACAAAGTATTCATTGCGCCGCATGATCAGCTTTAGCTGGATTGGGCTAACTAGTTTTTCGATTGTGCCATTGCGCCTGGCGACGCTCTGCGGCTTGCTCTCAGCCGTGGTAGGTTTTTTGTATGGCATCTATGCTTTGATAGTCAAATTTTACTATCAGACTGCTATAGTCGGCTGGACATCGCTCGTCATCTTGGTTTTGCTCCTGGGCGGCATCCAACTAATCTGTCTTGGTATCATCGGTGAGTACGTTGGCAAACTCTACGAAGAATCGAAACAGCGTCCGTTGTATTTGATAAACGAAGTGGTTTAG
- the tam gene encoding trans-aconitate 2-methyltransferase: MNQSSSQFDWNATQYSKFLEERTRPAAELVARVPIANVSTAVDLGCGPGNSTSVIKARWPGADILGIDNSDEMLEQARSHHPSFKFTMADLSTWEPTGRFDLIFSNAALQWVGNHDTLLERLMSYLNPGGVLAIQMPHNHQEVTHASMREVAVEGLWSVDLSSVRNTPPILEACDYYNILNKSASEIDIWETRYFHIMDSVTAIAEWLKGTGLRPFLAPLSETAKERFMERYIEKLESAFPVQADGKVLLPFPRMFIIAKK, translated from the coding sequence ATGAATCAGTCTTCTTCGCAGTTTGACTGGAATGCTACGCAGTATTCTAAGTTTTTGGAAGAACGGACCAGACCAGCAGCCGAGTTAGTGGCTCGCGTGCCTATAGCCAATGTCAGTACAGCGGTGGATCTCGGTTGTGGACCAGGCAACTCTACAAGTGTAATCAAAGCCAGATGGCCAGGAGCCGACATACTCGGCATCGATAATTCCGATGAGATGCTTGAGCAAGCACGCAGCCATCATCCGAGCTTCAAATTTACGATGGCAGATCTATCAACCTGGGAGCCCACAGGACGATTTGATCTGATCTTTTCTAATGCCGCCCTGCAATGGGTAGGCAATCATGACACTCTACTCGAGAGACTGATGAGCTATCTAAACCCGGGTGGTGTACTGGCTATTCAGATGCCTCACAATCATCAAGAAGTAACTCATGCCTCTATGCGCGAAGTCGCTGTCGAGGGACTTTGGAGTGTCGATTTGAGCTCGGTGCGCAACACTCCACCAATACTGGAGGCATGCGACTACTACAATATCCTCAACAAAAGCGCTAGCGAAATAGACATCTGGGAGACCAGATATTTTCACATTATGGATAGTGTTACTGCTATTGCCGAATGGCTTAAAGGCACAGGTCTAAGACCCTTTTTGGCACCACTCTCAGAGACCGCCAAAGAGCGTTTTATGGAGCGCTACATCGAAAAATTAGAATCAGCGTTTCCAGTGCAAGCTGACGGCAAAGTGCTTTTGCCCTTCCCCAGGATGTTTATCATCGCCAAGAAGTAG
- a CDS encoding aldo/keto reductase, whose amino-acid sequence MQLRQLGKSGLKVSSIGLGCMGMSEFYSPAQMDEAQSIKVIHKYLELGNFLDTADMYGTGKNEELVGKAIADRRDKVVLATKFGNVRGPNGEFNGVRGDREYVRQCCEASLLRLKVDHIDLYYQHRVDAKVPIEETIGAMKELVEEGKVRYLGMSEAAASTIRRAVKVHPIAALQSEYSLWSREVEAEIIPTVRELGIAFVAYSPLGRGFLTGQFKKFEDLPANDYRRFAPRFMAGNFDKNIELVKKIEFMAAQKGCTPAQLALAWVLAQGEDMIPIPGTKTMPRLLENMGAVDLQLSTEELAEIEKVFPAGAAVGDRYHEAAMKAVNL is encoded by the coding sequence ATGCAACTGAGACAACTAGGTAAAAGCGGACTCAAAGTATCCTCAATAGGACTAGGCTGCATGGGCATGAGCGAGTTTTACTCCCCAGCTCAGATGGATGAGGCCCAATCAATCAAAGTCATACACAAATATCTAGAACTCGGCAACTTCCTCGATACTGCTGATATGTATGGCACTGGCAAAAACGAAGAACTAGTAGGCAAAGCCATCGCCGACAGACGAGACAAGGTAGTACTGGCTACAAAATTTGGCAATGTGCGTGGACCTAATGGCGAGTTTAACGGTGTGCGCGGCGACAGAGAGTATGTGCGGCAATGCTGCGAAGCCAGCTTGCTCAGACTAAAAGTAGACCATATCGATCTCTACTATCAACATAGAGTCGACGCCAAAGTCCCAATAGAAGAAACTATTGGCGCCATGAAAGAATTAGTAGAAGAAGGCAAAGTGCGCTATCTGGGCATGTCAGAGGCAGCAGCCAGCACAATAAGACGAGCAGTAAAGGTGCATCCGATAGCAGCATTGCAATCTGAGTATTCACTCTGGAGTCGCGAAGTCGAAGCCGAAATCATACCGACGGTGCGCGAGCTTGGTATTGCCTTTGTGGCTTACAGTCCTCTAGGACGAGGCTTCCTCACAGGACAATTTAAAAAGTTTGAGGACCTGCCAGCTAATGACTATCGTCGTTTTGCGCCGCGCTTTATGGCAGGTAATTTTGACAAAAATATTGAACTCGTCAAAAAAATTGAATTTATGGCTGCTCAAAAAGGCTGCACACCAGCACAATTAGCTCTTGCCTGGGTACTGGCTCAGGGCGAGGACATGATTCCTATTCCTGGCACCAAAACCATGCCCCGCCTATTAGAAAACATGGGAGCAGTTGACTTGCAGCTAAGTACAGAAGAACTCGCCGAAATTGAGAAAGTCTTCCCCGCCGGTGCAGCCGTAGGCGACCGCTACCACGAAGCAGCAATGAAAGCCGTTAATCTGTAG